AAATGACATAGATGATTCAAAACGAACGAAAACGGCACGCACATAATCAGTCAAATTAAGCACTGAAATCCTCGCTAAGCCCGATGATGGATGATCTAAAAGAGGTGGAACAACGGCAAGCCGGGGTGCGGCCGGGCGTCGAAGAACCCGTGCCGGACGAGGCTCTCCCTGAACACGCGCCGCGACAGGAGCAGTCTCTCCTCTTTGCTCTCCCGCACGTCGTCGATGACGACCCGCCTCGCCGCACCGCTCCTCATGTTGTATGCCACCACGCCGTAGCCCGAGCCAAGGACGACGTCGCCCGACCCGTCCTCGGTGCCGTATACCACCGTCGGCCAATGCGCGCGCCACGGCACCTCCACGCGGTGCCGGAGCACCCACCTCATCGCatccccctccgccgcctctccgCCGGTTACGGTGTAGCCCTCAAGCGCCCACAGGTCGAAGACCATGTCGCCGTGCTCCGCCGCCATGAGCGTCGACCCGTACGCGACGAGCAGGCGGGAGTTCGTCTTCCACGCcacgggcggcgacggcatcCGAGAGAACCTCTCAGCCGCTGTGTCGAACGCCACCATGGAGTCGGTGTGCCCGGCCTCCATGTGCCGCAGCCAGTGCAGGCGCCCGCCGAGCACCGCCGGCATCATGAGGTCCCCGTAGATATTCCCCGCGCGATGCGCGATCGTCGTCGCCAGCCGCCGAGGCTCGTCAGCACCGGCGGAGAGGACGCAGTAGTACGGCGCCTGCCCCGAGGACGGCGTGACGTGGCAGAGGAGCCTGTACTCGCCGGAGGGCGCGTGGCGGTAGAAGCCGGACTCCCGGAGGTCGAGTGTGGCGGGGGCGTCCTGCCCGggctgctcgccggcggcggcaaatCCGGCGGTCAGGTGCGGGAGCTCGGTCCACTGCCGCGTGGCCGGGTTGCAGACGAGGTACGACGCGTACGGCCGCTGCTCGTagccgcggccatggccgagaagaagaagcccgtCGCAGGAGGCGAGCAGGGGGGAGTACGGCATGGACATGTGCATGGGGTTCTTCTCCGCCACCGGGTAGCGCGCGAgcaggcggcgggcgccggagaagacggcCACTGCGTGGACGTCGAAATCCTCGCCGCTCCCACTGGCGGCCTCGCGACGGACACCGTCGTCGGGCCAGATCTCCGTCCTGGCGTACTGGAGGATctcgagcgggcggcggcgcgcgtgcgCGGCGAGTAACTCCGGGGAGTCGGCGACGCGGCGCCAGGCCGTGCACACGGCGCGGCAGCGGAGGACCGACCCCGCCGGCAGCCGCAGCAGGATCTCGCCCACGATGCCGTCGTCGAAGTgcacgccgtcggcgccgtgcATCTCGTTGGGGGCCTGCGCCATCGACAACTTGACCTCGATCAGAAAATCCACCAGGAGAATAGATTAATAAATTCACcagtagaattttttttgagaatacaccaggagaattttttttttagaatacacCAGGAGATACTCATTCTGCTAAATCATGGGCTAAATCtgaattgattttttttttgaagcgAAAATCTGAATTGATTTCTGCACTTAAACCAGAACAAGAACAGAGTATCTGGAGTAAAAAACTCACCTTGACCGCTGCTTGTACTTGGGCACCTCAGAAAGCAGCTTGTCGTTCACCTTCTCCTTTTGCCTGCCCTTGCTCCACTTCTGCATCCAACCAAAAATCGCAATCTCTGAGAAAACCTCTCAGATCGAAAACCAccgcaaaaaaagaactaaGAGAAAAGTGAGCAGATCGGAAAAAACCTCTTTTTCTGCATGCAGCCGCCTTGAGGAGCTCCTCCCTCCCCACCTTCTGTCGTCGTGCCGCTGCCACCGGATCCGTGGTCGTCGCCACCAGTCTCGAAGTTGCCGCACCTACTCCTCCTCAGGCTGCGGCGACAGCGGCCCCTACTCCGCCTCCTGCGCCATATTCATTTTCTCGCGGAAGTCAAGGCGGCACGAGGTTGACGAGGAGAGCGACTGGGagcggccggatccggcctcgTAGCCAACAGATCTGATAAGATTCAACTCGTTCTTGGACCAAAAGGTGTCTCCTTTTGGTCTGAGCGAGTTCCTTGGCGCGCGACGACGGCAAGGGAAGCacggaggaagagagaggggaaggtGGAGGGGAGCGCGGcagagaagagagggagaggtggaGGGGAGCACGATGTAGGTGactggagaggagagggagagccgCGGAGAAGGGAAAgtggggaggagaggggggggggggggggctgggCGTAAATAAGGGAGAGGAACGCGGAGCAACGTTGTGGGAAAccgatgttttttttttcaaaaaagccATCGTGACAAGAATTTCGGTATCGAGGGACTACTTGCCAACTTAGTGCAAAGAAAGTCTTGTCTTTTTTAGGAAATAGTGCAAAGCATGGTTGATTTTGCATACTCTTTGTTGAATGGAATACTTTTCTACCGGGGGAGACTATTAGCTGAGTTCCGCTGAGATTGAACCTCGCCGACTCTTCCTACAGCCCCAAAAATGGAATgtgagctttttttttttgcctttcttACCCTGTTTTCTTTCACTCTTTTGATTTGAGCTTTTAATTTTCTAAATTTTGATTgaacttttcatttttctaaCTTTTAGTTGtaatattttaatttgtaGAAACTAAAAACACTCACTAGCGTTGACTTCCCGGCAGCGTGGATCTATGGTTACTCTGACTCTCAACGCGACAACGCCGACTGTTAGAAACGAAGGGAACCGTCGAATACC
This is a stretch of genomic DNA from Brachypodium distachyon strain Bd21 chromosome 1, Brachypodium_distachyon_v3.0, whole genome shotgun sequence. It encodes these proteins:
- the LOC112270072 gene encoding uncharacterized protein LOC112270072 isoform X1 is translated as MAQAPNEMHGADGVHFDDGIVGEILLRLPAGSVLRCRAVCTAWRRVADSPELLAAHARRRPLEILQYARTEIWPDDGVRREAASGSGEDFDVHAVAVFSGARRLLARYPVAEKNPMHMSMPYSPLLASCDGLLLLGHGRGYEQRPYASYLVCNPATRQWTELPHLTAGFAAAGEQPGQDAPATLDLRESGFYRHAPSGEYRLLCHVTPSSGQAPYYCVLSAGADEPRRLATTIAHRAGNIYGDLMMPAVLGGRLHWLRHMEAGHTDSMVAFDTAAERFSRMPSPPVAWKTNSRLLVAYGSTLMAAEHGDMVFDLWALEGYTVTGGEAAEGDAMRWVLRHRVEVPWRAHWPTVVYGTEDGSGDVVLGSGYGVVAYNMRSGAARRVVIDDVRESKEERLLLSRRVFRESLVRHGFFDARPHPGLPLFHLF
- the LOC112270072 gene encoding uncharacterized protein LOC112270072 isoform X2, with protein sequence MHGADGVHFDDGIVGEILLRLPAGSVLRCRAVCTAWRRVADSPELLAAHARRRPLEILQYARTEIWPDDGVRREAASGSGEDFDVHAVAVFSGARRLLARYPVAEKNPMHMSMPYSPLLASCDGLLLLGHGRGYEQRPYASYLVCNPATRQWTELPHLTAGFAAAGEQPGQDAPATLDLRESGFYRHAPSGEYRLLCHVTPSSGQAPYYCVLSAGADEPRRLATTIAHRAGNIYGDLMMPAVLGGRLHWLRHMEAGHTDSMVAFDTAAERFSRMPSPPVAWKTNSRLLVAYGSTLMAAEHGDMVFDLWALEGYTVTGGEAAEGDAMRWVLRHRVEVPWRAHWPTVVYGTEDGSGDVVLGSGYGVVAYNMRSGAARRVVIDDVRESKEERLLLSRRVFRESLVRHGFFDARPHPGLPLFHLF